From Blattabacterium cuenoti:
TTAGAAAATGAATTTAATAATATGTGTAAAAAAGAAAATATAGTGGGATTAAAAGGACATAGATCATTCGGTGGATATCGTGCTAGTATATATAATGCCCTACCATTAGAAAGTGTTCAATTTTTAATTGAAAAAATGAAAAAATTTGAAAAAAAATTTTCATAATAAAATAATGAATCAAATTCAACATCGTTTTTTTTCTATAAAAAAAAATATTCCTAAACATATCACAATTGTCGTTGTAACTAAAAATCAAACTATTTCTTCTATAGAAAAATTATATGAAATAGGACATAGAGACTTTGGGGAAAATTATGTACAAGAAATTATTAAAAAATATAAAAAATTGCCAAAGGATATTCGTTGGCATATGATAGGAAACATTCAAAGTAATAAATTAAAATATATCGCTCCTTTTATTTACTTAATTCATAGTATTCAAAAAATTAAACATATTCAAATTCTTAATAAAGAAGCTATTAAATATAATCGGAAAATACATTGTCTTTTACAAATAAAAATTTGTAATGAAAAAAATAAATCTGGAATTACAAAAAAAAATGCAGATGAAATATTAGAAAATAAAAATTATCAAAATATGACAAATGTAAAAATATTAGGATTAATGGGGATGGCTTCTTTATCTGTAAAAAAAGATATTAAAAAAATACATAATGAATTTAATTATTTAAATAAAACATATAATCAATATAAAAAAAAATATCACCATTATATTCTTTCTATGGGAATGAGTAGAGATTATGATATAGCTTTAGATTATGGAACTACGACCATTCGATTAGGAACTTCTATTTTTGGAATAAAAAATTAAATTATAATATAATAGAATTTATATATTTTATAATACATTTTTTTAATGTTTTTTCATTTAAAGATTGAATAAATGAACTACCAATAATTCCTCCATTCGCATATTGACATGCTAATTCAAAAGTTTTTTTATCTCTAATTCCAAAACCAATTAATTTAGGAATACGTAAAGATAATTTTTGTATTTTTTTAAAAAATAATATTTGTTCTTTTCCAAAGAATATATTTTTTCCTGTTACAGAATTAGAAGATACTAAATATAAAAAACCATCTGTTATTTTACTTAATTGTAAAATTCTATTTTTATCAGTTTTTGGAGTAATTAAAAAAATCATAGATAATAAATATTTTTTAAATATTTTTTTATATTTTTTTATAAAAATAGAAACCGGCATATCTGGAAATATCAATCCGGATACACCTATTTTTTTACATTTTTTTAAAAATTTTTCCTCTCCAAATTTATAAAATTGATTATAATATCCCATAATAATTATTGGTTTTTTTATTTTATTTTTAATTTTTTTTATTATTAAAAATAATAAAGTAATATTCATTCCATTTTTTAATGAAATTTGATTACTATTTTGAATAACTATTCCATCAGCTAAAGGATCCGAATAAGGAAGTCCGATTTCTATCAAATCTACATAAGGATGATCTTGCAAAGATAAAAGTATTTTTTCTATACTATCTATAGTAGGATATCCTGCTGTAAAATATATACATAATATATTTTTTTTTATATTAAATAATGTATGTATTTTATTCATAAGAAATAAATTTTTGATAAACGTCCATATCCTTATCTCCTCTACCTGATAAATTTAAAATTACGATATCATCTCTATTAAATATTATTTTTTTTAATGCAACTAATGCATGAGCACTTTCTAATGCAGGAATAATTCCTTCAGATCGTATTAATTCAATTCCAGATTTTATTGCTTCTTCATCTGTAGCATGTAAAAAATTGACACGTTTTTTTAAAAATAAATTAGCATGCATAGGGCCTATTCCTGGATAATCTAATCCAGCAGATATAGAATATGCAGGAAGTACTTGACCATCTTTATCTTGTAAAAGAAGAGTTTTGCTACCATGTAAAATCCCTTTAGAACCACAATAAGTAGTAGCTGCTGTTTTTTTTGTATGAACACCTAAACCTGCAGCTTCTACTGCTATTAAATTAACTAATTTTTTATCTAAAAAATGATAAAAAGCACCAGCAGCATTACTTCCTCCTCCTATACAAGCAATTACATAATTAGGAAAATGACGCCCTTCTTTTTTTTTTAATTGTATTTTAATTT
This genomic window contains:
- a CDS encoding YggS family pyridoxal phosphate-dependent enzyme: MNQIQHRFFSIKKNIPKHITIVVVTKNQTISSIEKLYEIGHRDFGENYVQEIIKKYKKLPKDIRWHMIGNIQSNKLKYIAPFIYLIHSIQKIKHIQILNKEAIKYNRKIHCLLQIKICNEKNKSGITKKNADEILENKNYQNMTNVKILGLMGMASLSVKKDIKKIHNEFNYLNKTYNQYKKKYHHYILSMGMSRDYDIALDYGTTTIRLGTSIFGIKN
- the trpA gene encoding tryptophan synthase subunit alpha, which codes for MNKIHTLFNIKKNILCIYFTAGYPTIDSIEKILLSLQDHPYVDLIEIGLPYSDPLADGIVIQNSNQISLKNGMNITLLFLIIKKIKNKIKKPIIIMGYYNQFYKFGEEKFLKKCKKIGVSGLIFPDMPVSIFIKKYKKIFKKYLLSMIFLITPKTDKNRILQLSKITDGFLYLVSSNSVTGKNIFFGKEQILFFKKIQKLSLRIPKLIGFGIRDKKTFELACQYANGGIIGSSFIQSLNEKTLKKCIIKYINSIIL